The Flavobacterium commune genome contains a region encoding:
- a CDS encoding outer membrane beta-barrel protein: MQRITGLITILFFFSFSAFSQKANISGVLTDGNDKTAVHNSVVALLTPIDSILYRFTRSDKEGKFNLKNVKPGNYILMTSHNQYADYVDEIMVNEGEKKLGTIALKNKIELLREVIVKSGSIRIKGDTTSYRASDFKVDANANVEELLKKLPGIQVDKNGTIKAMGETVQKVLVDGEEFFGDDPGMAVKNLRADAVKEVQVFNKKSDQAEFTGIDDGNSKKTINLKLKEDKKKGYFGKIDGANQPFTDADSRYNSNLMFSSFKGKRKLSAFLLNGNTGQDGLNWEDSEKFGARENNFSMNMDDDGNVNYEWVGGNNDGEPYINTQNGFIKNTNAGLQYSNKWNDKQTLNVSPKFNKQIYTNNNSRISQTQVGDTQLNEDRTTVTNVDRSNFKLNATYDVKLDSLNSIKFTARTNFYNTESDEFTDGITTGNDGVLKNKQQRLFTTNSDKSSLYAGMLFKHKFAKARRTFSVNSSWSLLNTNSNNFLKSSNESYVDGVLDSKVDVDQNKIGDRSNQNFSANFTYSEPIAKQFSLQFAYQIAFDKGKNNYFTYDYSEDTGKYDEIVTSLSNQFEQTVITQRPNLKLSYNAKKINYSIGSGFGFTTFDLLDKTMDKQYKRNYTNFFPSASFSYRYKSNSDLRVNYQGATRQPTLEQLQPLTNNQDFFNQTLGNPDLKQSFTNSVNIYQNSYDMLTETQIYQGLSFSTTSNLITYSRVIDPETAKTVSKPINTNGNFSGNFYFGYGFKVKKINLNVNLNPSVNYSKTVLSINDKIGNSKNLNTGFGVYLYKSKEKKYDLSLSNRFSFNRNSTTQNDEIKSFNTNNLNLDIGVYLDEKWKLSTDYNLNTRQKTIDFQDNLTNQLWNARLQRTFKKDEFTAYILIRDILNQNIGIQRNVYENTISQEQNDRLKRYVMVGFTWNFKNGGGTSQK, translated from the coding sequence ATGCAAAGAATTACCGGATTAATTACAATTTTGTTTTTTTTCTCTTTTTCAGCTTTTTCTCAAAAAGCCAATATTTCGGGTGTTTTAACCGATGGAAATGACAAAACAGCCGTTCACAATTCGGTCGTGGCGTTATTAACTCCAATAGATTCTATTCTGTACAGATTTACCCGATCGGACAAAGAAGGAAAATTTAATCTAAAAAATGTAAAACCGGGAAATTACATACTGATGACTTCTCATAATCAATATGCGGATTATGTTGATGAAATAATGGTTAATGAAGGCGAAAAAAAATTGGGAACTATCGCTTTGAAAAATAAAATAGAACTGCTTCGAGAAGTAATTGTAAAGTCGGGTTCAATCAGGATTAAAGGAGATACTACCAGCTACAGAGCAAGTGATTTTAAAGTGGATGCTAATGCCAATGTTGAAGAATTACTTAAGAAATTGCCCGGAATTCAGGTGGATAAAAACGGAACTATAAAAGCCATGGGAGAGACCGTCCAAAAAGTATTGGTTGATGGCGAAGAATTCTTTGGTGATGATCCGGGTATGGCTGTTAAAAATTTACGGGCGGATGCAGTGAAAGAAGTTCAGGTTTTTAACAAAAAAAGCGATCAGGCTGAGTTTACAGGAATAGATGATGGCAATTCTAAGAAAACAATCAATCTGAAATTAAAAGAAGATAAGAAGAAAGGGTATTTTGGTAAAATTGATGGAGCCAATCAGCCGTTTACAGATGCCGATTCCAGATACAACAGTAATCTGATGTTTAGCAGTTTTAAGGGGAAAAGAAAGCTTTCGGCATTTTTATTAAATGGAAATACAGGTCAGGATGGTTTGAACTGGGAGGACAGCGAGAAATTTGGAGCTCGTGAGAACAATTTCAGTATGAATATGGACGACGACGGAAATGTAAATTATGAATGGGTAGGAGGTAATAATGATGGAGAACCTTATATTAATACTCAAAATGGTTTTATCAAAAACACCAATGCCGGTTTGCAGTACAGCAATAAATGGAATGATAAACAAACGCTTAATGTATCTCCAAAATTCAATAAGCAAATTTACACTAATAACAACAGTAGAATTTCGCAAACACAGGTGGGAGATACTCAACTAAATGAAGACAGAACCACGGTAACTAATGTTGACAGGAGTAATTTTAAACTCAATGCTACTTACGATGTAAAATTAGACTCGCTAAATTCAATAAAATTTACAGCCAGAACTAATTTTTATAATACGGAAAGCGATGAATTTACAGATGGAATTACTACCGGAAATGATGGAGTTTTAAAAAATAAACAGCAAAGATTGTTTACTACAAATTCGGATAAATCCTCTTTGTATGCCGGTATGCTGTTCAAACACAAGTTTGCCAAAGCCCGACGTACATTTTCTGTAAATAGCAGTTGGAGTCTTTTGAATACCAATTCAAATAACTTTTTAAAGTCTTCTAACGAAAGTTATGTTGATGGAGTTCTTGATTCTAAAGTGGATGTGGATCAAAATAAAATAGGCGATCGTTCCAATCAAAATTTTTCAGCCAATTTTACTTATTCGGAACCCATTGCTAAACAATTCTCACTTCAGTTTGCTTACCAAATTGCTTTTGATAAGGGAAAAAACAATTATTTCACCTATGATTATTCCGAAGATACAGGTAAATATGATGAAATAGTGACTTCGTTATCCAATCAGTTTGAGCAAACAGTAATTACCCAGAGACCCAATTTAAAGTTGAGTTACAATGCTAAAAAAATCAATTACAGTATTGGAAGTGGTTTCGGGTTTACAACTTTCGATTTGTTAGATAAAACTATGGACAAACAATACAAACGCAATTATACTAACTTTTTTCCTTCGGCAAGTTTCTCCTACAGGTACAAAAGCAACAGCGACTTACGTGTGAATTATCAGGGAGCAACCCGTCAGCCTACTCTGGAACAATTACAGCCTTTGACAAACAATCAGGACTTTTTTAATCAAACTTTAGGAAATCCTGATTTAAAACAGTCTTTTACCAATAGTGTGAACATTTATCAGAATAGTTATGATATGCTGACCGAAACTCAAATTTATCAGGGGCTTTCTTTTAGTACAACGAGCAATTTAATTACTTATAGCAGAGTGATAGATCCGGAAACAGCCAAAACAGTTTCCAAACCAATAAACACTAATGGCAATTTTTCAGGAAATTTCTATTTTGGATATGGATTTAAAGTAAAAAAGATAAACTTAAATGTTAATCTTAATCCATCCGTTAATTACAGTAAAACAGTACTTAGCATTAATGATAAAATAGGTAATTCTAAGAATTTAAACACAGGATTTGGCGTTTATTTATACAAATCAAAAGAAAAGAAATACGATCTTAGTTTGAGTAACCGATTTTCGTTTAATCGAAACAGTACCACTCAAAATGATGAAATCAAATCGTTTAACACCAATAATTTGAATCTGGATATAGGCGTTTATTTAGATGAAAAATGGAAACTATCAACCGATTATAATTTGAATACCCGACAAAAAACAATCGATTTTCAGGATAATTTAACTAATCAGTTGTGGAATGCAAGGTTACAGCGTACTTTCAAAAAAGACGAGTTTACAGCTTATATTTTGATTAGGGATATTTTAAATCAAAATATAGGAATTCAAAGAAATGTTTACGAAAATACCATTAGTCAGGAACAAAACGATAGACTCAAAAGATATGTCATGGTAGGTTTTACCTGGAATTTTAAAAACGGTGGCGGAACATCCCAAAAATAA